Proteins found in one Mytilus edulis chromosome 2, xbMytEdul2.2, whole genome shotgun sequence genomic segment:
- the LOC139512749 gene encoding uncharacterized protein gives MLRLQICVILVSFVTAFDLKFDYQIREGKARFVENIETNLGKNIVKIHTPAHNDVLESYLMQDFQKGKQIRCLPSLRQCRLRDIDKKTSSDAGKVTESYVHSWNKGTNSISSTNATVIKEMYYVDGEEVVNTVELGEDLRTFYESFEYPLYIEKNIPSDAEVLNIASSSGRRFKTQFQSLNNGCDGQDPKRVFGVDSGRSCNYLKICEEVAVVNGNRVFTDCGNVHITSPLAYVCVCCPWVTVINPKGSECTCTKMG, from the exons ATGTTAAGACTACAGATATGTGTGATTTTAGTTTCATTTGTTACAGCATTCGATTTA AAATTTGATTACCAGATTAGGGAAGGGAAGGCTAGATTTGTTGAAAATATAGAAACCAATCTAGGAAAGAATATAGTTAAAATTCATACTCCAGCACACAACGATGTTCTCGAATCATATCTTATGCAAGATTTTCAAAAG GGAAAGCAAATCAGATGTCTTCCATCTTTACGTCAATGTAGACTACGGGATATTGATAAAAAGACTTCATCTGATGCTGGTAAAGTTACAGAGTCATATGTACACAGCTGG AACAAAGGCACGAACAGCATATCAAGCACCAATGCAACAGTGATAAAGGAGATGTATTATGTTGATGGCGAAGAAGTAGTTAACACTGTTGAACTGGGAGAGGACTTGAGGACATTTTATGAAAGCTTTGAATATCCTCTTTACATTGAAAAGAACATACCCAGTGACGCTGAAGTACTCAACATAGCTAGTTCTTCTG GAAGACGGTTCAAAACGCAATTTCAATCACTGAACAATGGTTGCGATGGACAAGATCCAAAAAGAGTTTTCGGTGTTGATTCCGGAAGATCATGTAACTATCTTAAGATATGTGAAGA GGTCGCAGTGGTAAACGGAAACAGGGTATTCACAGATTGTGGCAATGTACACATTACATCACCGCTTGCATATGTATGTGTATGCTGTCCATGGGTTACTGTCATCAATCCAAAAGGAAGCGAGTGTACATGTACAAAGATGGGTTGA